Within bacterium, the genomic segment CGCAGCAGGTTCGCGCGAGCGCTGCCGGCATCGTCGCGTTGACCGGGGCCACGATGCCCAACGCCCTTCCCCGCTCCGCCTGGAGGGCCCGCGCGCGCGTCACTCTGGCGCGGACGTCGGCCGACCGCTCGGCGGGTGCCGGCGCCGTGAGCTCGTCGGCGGACACCGGCGGCATCTCGACGTGGAGGTCGATTCGATCGAGGAGCGGACCCGACACCCGCGCGCGATAGCGCGCCCGCTGCGGAGGGGTGCAGGTGCAGACGCGGCGCGCGTCGCCGAGGTGGCCGCACGGACACGGATTCATCGCGGCGACCAGCATACAGCGGGCCGGGAACATCACGGTCCCTCCCACGCGCACGATGACGACCCGGCCGTCTTCGAGCGGCTGACGCAGCGCCTCCACAGCGTCGTGGTGAAACTCCGCCACCTCGTCGAGAAACAACACGCCGAGGTGGGCGAGGCTCACCTCGCCGGCGGCCGGCGGGGTCCCGCCGCCGACGAGCGCGTGGGCGCTCGTGGTGTGGTGCGGGGCGCGAAACGGCCGCGCCGTGATCAGCGGGGACGATGCCGGCAGACGGCCCGCCGCGCTGTAGATCCGCGTGACCTCGATCGCCTCCTCCGCGGACAGCGGCGGCAGGATCGTCGGCAGCCGCCGCGCCAGCATCGTCTTGCCCGTCCCCGGCGGTCCGATCAGCAGCAGGTTGTGCCCGCCGGCGGCGGCGAGCTCGAGCGCCCGCCGCGCGTGGGCATGGCCGCGGACGTCCCCGAGATCCGCCTCGTCGTCGGTCGGGCCGGCGGCGGCCGGGGCGCCGGGCGCGCCCGTCGGCGGCTGCAGCGGGAGGCTGCCCTCCCGAATCAGTGCCGCGACGAGGGACGCCAGCGACGTCACCGGATGGACCCGCAGGCCCGTGACCACCGCGGCCTCCTCCGCGTTGGCGGCCGGCACCAGCACGGCCCGCGCGCGCCGCGCACGGGCGGCGAGGGCGATGTTGAGCACCCCGGCCACGGGACGCACCCCGCCGTCGAGCGACAACTCGCCGATGACGATACACCCGGCCAGCGCCTGCGGAGGGATTTGCCGGGTCGCGGTCAGGATGCCGAGCGCCATCGGCAGGTCGAACGCGGGGCCCACTTTGCGCAGATCGGCGGGCGCCAGGTTGACGGTGACGCGGCGCGCCGGCATCTCGTAGCCCGCGTTGCGGATCGCCGTCCGGACGCGTTCCCGCGCCTCCCGCACCGCGGGGTCCGGCAGCCCGACGATCGCGCACATCGGGATCCCCGCCC encodes:
- a CDS encoding YifB family Mg chelatase-like AAA ATPase; the encoded protein is MLARVHSAAVIGIDAVPVDVEVDVGAGIPMCAIVGLPDPAVREARERVRTAIRNAGYEMPARRVTVNLAPADLRKVGPAFDLPMALGILTATRQIPPQALAGCIVIGELSLDGGVRPVAGVLNIALAARARRARAVLVPAANAEEAAVVTGLRVHPVTSLASLVAALIREGSLPLQPPTGAPGAPAAAGPTDDEADLGDVRGHAHARRALELAAAGGHNLLLIGPPGTGKTMLARRLPTILPPLSAEEAIEVTRIYSAAGRLPASSPLITARPFRAPHHTTSAHALVGGGTPPAAGEVSLAHLGVLFLDEVAEFHHDAVEALRQPLEDGRVVIVRVGGTVMFPARCMLVAAMNPCPCGHLGDARRVCTCTPPQRARYRARVSGPLLDRIDLHVEMPPVSADELTAPAPAERSADVRARVTRARALQAERGRALGIVAPVNATMPAALARTCCALGPAPRALLRQAFDRLGLSPRAYHRLARVARTIADLEGAPSIDVRHVAEAIGYRALDRVREPDGLAQV